A stretch of DNA from Mobula birostris isolate sMobBir1 chromosome 26, sMobBir1.hap1, whole genome shotgun sequence:
AGTGCCCAGTCTCTGTTCCATCTCCGTGACACGTTCCTCCTCTTCCCTCCGACCCACCCACCCATCACTAATGTCGCAGCTTCtgcagggagaaaaaaaaatctcacaaTCTGCTCTGCCCCAATGGACGAGAGCACCAAAAGCGCGGTCCTGAGCTTCATGGATCGGGGCAGGGTAGGTCGTTCTGTGATTTGTGATGATGTCGAAGGATTCGGCTCCCACTCACTGTGCGGATTGGGAGATTGCATTCTCCGCAAGAGCTCTGGCCATAGTCGGTGTAGTGACGGGATCGCTGAAAAGTGGTTCCCCAGAAAGGAACAGCGCTCAAATGAGCGGGTGGAGAGGAGGCGAGGGCTGGGCACTGGGAGAGGGTATTTTAATTGATGGGTGCTGGAGGAGAGTTGCACCTTCACTGGGAGCACAGCAAGTCCGGTAAGTGTCGGAGGGATGTTTCACGGGAATGGGCTAAACAATAACTTGAAACGTCGTTCTAATGCATTGTCATGGACTGTCTTCAGTCGGCAACGTCCTGCCCCACTGTGTCCCTTCTCTTTCGTTCCTATCAAAgcaacataaaaactgacaaACTAACACTAGAACAGAAATAACACTAATGATCAGAAAATGTTAAATCATAGTTTGTCGGAAAACACAACCGAAAAGAGAAATGTTTCATTAAGAGAAGGTAACAATTCACCAAACACAACTCTGTCCCGTAAAACTGACGCTGAACTCGAAACACGATTAAATTGTAAATCAATACTTTCACTTTAATACTCGCTAGGAAATTATAACGTATAAATTATTAATTGCCGGGTGGCCGTATTTATAACGTGGTTATTGCAGGAGATATTTCCCAGACACCTACCTGTAACGAAGAGCTTTGTCCCACGGCTGAAAGTACTGGTTCGTGTAACCCACTTTCCGCAGTTATCGACGGCAGCGTCATTCATCTCCACCCTGTTTATGATTAATTGATACTCAGTGCCGGCGCTGTTGACTGTCGACGTGAAACGGTCACTGCTAATCCCAGGGGCGTAGTTTAGGCTATTCCAGGAATCATGGTAATTTAGGATCAATTGTGGAATTGTTCCCGGAGTCTGCTTGTACCAGTTCACACGATTGCCATCCTTTGTCCCAATGTTACAATTCAGCGTGGCCGTGGCTCCTGGACTCACCGACACGGTCGGAGGCTGAGTCAGAGTCTGGGACTCTACAGCTATGAAAGACAGGAATTCAATTTTAACATTGACTCTTTAATCTGACCCCCCAAGACCCACCTCAGCCACCACTGGTGGTGCAGACTTGCTGCCTGTATTTACAGCCCAGACACACTGGCAGAGACCAGAAAAACACAGCGTCCGCATCGTTGCTGCCCgtcagcttcctgcctcctgtctGTCGATGGATCTGTGACTGACTGACCGCCGCTGCCGGTGGAACCCGGTTATAGAGCCATTCACACCCGGGAGGGAATCCACGCAAATCAGGGTGACTCACACTGACCGGTCAGAGCGGGGATCCGAAATCCTCCCATATGCTGTCACGTACCATCGGGTTGAGGCGGCGACATTGTTAGCAACTGACTGATCTATTAAAAACAAATCACGAATGAAAAAGTCATTAATTGTCCGACAGTTCCCATACTCTGCCTTTATTTCGCTGATTCCTTCCTTGGGTCCACAGATGCCCTTCACACCTCCAGTGACAACAGGACAGGACACTGCAGGTTCTTGAATGGTCTCgaaccgaaacgtcgactgtactgttttccatagatgctgccaggcctgctgagttcctccagcatttcgtgtgtgttgcttggattatcagcatctgcagatcttatCTGGTTTGTGATAGCGCAGTGCAGGCTTCCTGTTCCCGCATCAGTCATTCAGTCCTGAAGTCCAAACCCATTTTGGCAATTTGAGAGTTGAATTCGTTCTAAATGTGGGGACGAAACAATGACGCTGGAGGAGCTGACTGGCTCCATCTATTCCTTCGAATCTAACAAAATTCCTAGAATTGACAGCTTACAGTCTCAGCTCTGATGCACCTTTTCAGGTGAAGTCAAATCGAAtggaatcaagtttaattatgaTTCCAACGATACTCGAAGACAGTCCAAAGAGACAGCGTTcttctggggccaagatgcataATATAGGTTCAAagtagcgagagagagagtgagagagagagagagagagagagacagagacagagacagagagagagagagagagagagagagagagagagagagagagagagagagagagaaaagaaagaaagaaaaaaacgaacacacacaacacatcgttATGTAAGAAAACAGATGTAGAGTCTCGGTCCCTGAGTGACATCCACTTCGATGATACAGCTCCCGGCAATACAGCCTGTCATTCCACagattgaacactggagggcagcactgaccgAAAAGGCCAAATCTCAACTGAGCACGGACTCTCTGCTACATCGTCTCCAGCGTCGTCTCATCTCCAAACTCGCTGGAGACCAAGTCCGTGCCGACAACCGAGGCCACGCTACTGTCTCGTCACCCGTTATACACCAAGCAAGTGAAACAGGATTGTTGCATCTCACATTGTTCATGTCTAGCGATCGCAAGGTAAACGTCCAAGACAGTCACTGGTGACACGGCACTCTGCTTTTGCGCACCAACCCCCACGCCTTCGAGTGCAGGCAGCAACTCGGTCTGCACTCAGGTCAGCTCCTCCGAACCTTCTCCAGCCCATCTGCCGGCCTCTCCTCTGAGCCGAGCTGGGCACCGGCTCCTTTGTCACCCCATCCGGCGGCTACGAACAACGCGGTAGACCTACTGTGCCCGTAGTTCTTGGAGTGCAGCATATTCATAGGATCATTAAAAAATCACACATTTGAAAAAGAAAAGCGCACCTTTGGTTGACCGCTGCGTTAGAACACGCCGCCATCTTAGCGGCATCACAATGTGGGAAGTGCACAATGCGATGCTTCCAGTTGTCACATGGCAGACTCCACGAGGAAGGGCATCCAGAACTCTACAGCCTAACAGCTAAACGATTTTACTTTCAAACTTTCTACTTTTAAAGTTTGCCCAGAAGCAAAGTACTGCTTCTGTTGTCAAATTGAAATTAAAGCAGAGACACTCAGCAATTCTGACGGTGCCCACTGGAGAAAGAAACAGGGTTAACATATCTGATTTAAACCAGAGACAATGATATCTTGTTTTATATTTAATTGTTCTGTTGGAATTGTAGTTACCATATCGGTTTGGCTATGTGAAATGACGTAGTTATGGTGTACATATCTACCCAATGGGAATTGATTTCTAAACAGAACTTTCTGATGAATGAATTCACAACATCTTCCTGTTAAGGAACACTTTCAGtgcgctggatgaactcagcaggtcgggcagcatcagttagaaacgatgagtcaacattttgggccggaagggttcgacctgctgagttcttcctgcgtactgaaagtgttgctttgatcacagcatctgcagattattttgtgtttatcttGCTGTAAAGGCTGTTTTTGTGTGGGTCTTTTGAAGGATTGCTTACTTTTCTTTCAGTCACTTCATGAAAACTTCCAGAAATGAAAAACACCTCAAACCATGTTTGTCAGCACTTTGCAATAATGTTGATTTGTGTGCTTTGTACAAAACTTCATTGCTCATCGATAAATCTGGAAAGCAgcatacaattggagaagaattGATTTTGCCAGCCATAAGGAAGATTCTGAGTACAATTTTGCATAAGTCACCAGAGCAAATAATAAAAGTATTGCCACTCAGCGACAACACTGTCAAAAGATGAATAAATGATACATCTGAGAACGTGGAAGAAACATTAAACATTAGAATTTATTCCCTTTtcttgtttgtgtgctgtatAAGACCTTTGCCAAAGCCATCAGCAGAACGACGAGAGCATAAAATGTGTGACCTCGACAGACaatggagggacccaagtgaaacgTTTCCTGTGCATGGACAGATTTACCATCTTCCACTTGGATGTGAAGTAAGTTCACAAATTAATCAGCATGGCTAAGCAGTCAGGCTGCCAACTCGAACTACTCACGGAGTCGGttgccagttgccaaagagccaGGCCATcttctttggcaactggcccaaCTGATCCAATGTC
This window harbors:
- the LOC140188047 gene encoding immunoglobulin lambda-1 light chain-like isoform X1 yields the protein MPLRWRRVLTQRSTKAVESQTLTQPPTVSVSPGATATLNCNIGTKDGNRVNWYKQTPGTIPQLILNYHDSWNSLNYAPGISSDRFTSTVNSAGTEYQLIINRVEMNDAAVDNCGKWVTRTSTFSRGTKLFVTARELPDPSVKLLGPSAEQISAKGSGTLVCLVSKLSMGFPVVSWTVNDSPTSSEVQTIGVTQNADKTFSLSSYLTVPGADWSSGKRYSCSVQQGAASTISATVTQSSC
- the LOC140188047 gene encoding immunoglobulin lambda-1 light chain-like isoform X2, which translates into the protein MRTLCFSAVESQTLTQPPTVSVSPGATATLNCNIGTKDGNRVNWYKQTPGTIPQLILNYHDSWNSLNYAPGISSDRFTSTVNSAGTEYQLIINRVEMNDAAVDNCGKWVTRTSTFSRGTKLFVTARELPDPSVKLLGPSAEQISAKGSGTLVCLVSKLSMGFPVVSWTVNDSPTSSEVQTIGVTQNADKTFSLSSYLTVPGADWSSGKRYSCSVQQGAASTISATVTQSSC